In Colletotrichum higginsianum IMI 349063 chromosome 1, whole genome shotgun sequence, one genomic interval encodes:
- a CDS encoding ATPase, translating to MASRRNAQSTPAEISLAHLKNCFVNLPASLVSLLVNVNTPIQNVVVELSYRPSASASGASQQRSIFVGWTGMPSKRKAAPIVGRDGINGGRGGTSSRDQEVAQVEIDATLANTLGLTDGQRVTASIHVDPPVAHTINIEPLTPEDWEMIELHANFLEINLVHQVRALPNPAFTSGSGSLVPPHALTLHLSPTSTANVKVISLGPTPAADVAFVKISPDAEIIVAPKVRAKTSHSLGENRSVASTSKSKRSGASTVRRRSAREERKPALCLRGVDRSACADWFDEDLTTQDFSVWVDRDILYTKDFRGVNYVSVNILRPTRQASSTQKPQQDAEQSASTSKVTTKVVANLRAWDDPPDGKTIALSPALSSTLGFAGSVGGIVKIEPAPQQWPLDAVQKLIIQPFAASKKSSEGLKFGGESKAGKEEASKQFKHLYGDRKGSSSLLSGPLTDGSVIGLFEGLEAPQGWEGGIIKFEPPAINSDPLRSSTRWVLGLSEKIPIDIRDPVPRPSWMNDDGIAELQPSYEGQLVGIDKLLQDLRSHLSHLSSTLLTGALGSGKTAVARSLAHELGKDLLFHTTYFPCRKLVNDETRIATIKDTLNQVFMSASWGARLGGKALVVLDDLDKLCPVETELQVGNDNGRSHQISEIVGSTIRQYCNVETGVVVLATAEGKDSLNNVIIGGHVVREIVDLKAPNKDARRKVMESIVKQDSITAEDLLRAPQNGSRPTTADGSTAGEDSAWMDAGSQGSRENRNGAIGGFMLDADLDFLDIAGLTDGYMPGDISLLVARARNEAIIRSVNDSPSESEGGAVHLSRVDFDNALKGFTPASLRNVSLQHSTTTFSSIGGLQETRKVLLETLQYPTKYAPIFEQCPLRLRSGLLLYGYPGCGKTLLASAVAGECGLNFISVKGPEILNKYIGASEKSVRDLFERASAAKPCVLFFDEFDSIAPKRGHDSTGVTDRVVNQLLTQMDGAEGLSGVYVLAATSRPDLIDPALLRPGRLDKSLLCDMPMLEDRVDILKSLSSKVKLSEELTESDGAWADIARKTEGFSGADLQALVSNSQLEAIHDVLGDADPTPTTNGKVNGKSSPSQGSVPSFVQFRYGQDTAPSTKPLSRQAELAENAAIFAKLESIRLARKRVKHSQRPEGDAKLANDKEVVVKLEHLMKALESTRSSISTQERARLQRIYREFVVGRSGEMKDGQGSMEIGGRSSLM from the exons ATGGCTTCCAGGCGCAATGCGCAGTCGACTCCGGCCGAAATCTCCCTGGCTCATCTCAAGAACTGCTTTGTCAACCTCCCCGCATCCTTGGTGTCACTGCTTGTCAACGTCAACACC CCTATCCAAAATGTGGTCGTCGAACTAAGCTACCGCCCGTCCGCGAGCGCCTCCGGCGCATCCCAACAACGGTCTATTTTCGTCGGATGGACAGGCATGCCGAGCAAGCGCAAGGCTGCACCAATAGTCGGACGCGATGGTATCAACGGCGGGAGAGGAGGCACTTCCTCGCGTGATCAAGAAGTTGCCCAAGTCGAGATTGATGCGACGCTAGCCAACACGTTGGGTCTCACAGACGGACAGAGAGTTACAGCCTCAATACACGTCGACCCACCTGTCGCGCATACTATCAACATCGAGCCTCTTACGCCAGAAGACTGGGAGATGATCGAACTACACGCGAATTTCCTTGAGATCAATCTCGTGCATCAAGTACGAGCATTGCCGAATCCCGCCTTCACCTCGGGCTCCGGCTCGCTGGTCCCTCCTCACGCCTTGACCTTGCACCTTTCGCCGACATCGACAGCAAACGTCAAGGTCATTTCCCTAGGCCCTACACCGGCCGCCGATGTTGCTTTTGTCAAGATTTCccccgacgccgagatcATTGTTGCCCCGAAGGTCCGCGCCAAGACGTCGCATTCCTTGGGGGAAAATCGTAGTGTGGCAAGCACGTCCAAGTCCAAACGCAGCGGTGCTAGTACAGTGCGGCGGCGAAGTGCGCGGGAAGAGCGCAAGCCTGCTTTGTGCCTGCGTGGAGTCGACCGCTCGGCTTGCGCAGATTGGTTTGACGAGGACCTGACGACCCAGGATTTTAGTGTTTGGGTGGACCGCGATATACTGTACACCAAGGATTTCAGGGGCGTCAACTATGTGTCAGTCAATATTTTGCGACCTACACGACAAGCGAGCTCCACGCAGAAACCCCAGCAAGACGCCGAACAGTCTGCGAGCACGTCCAAGGTAACAACAAAGGTCGTTGCGAACCTACGCGCTTGGGACGATCCTCCTGATGGCAAGACGATCGCCCTCTCACCAGCACTGTCTTCGACACTAGGATTCGCGGGATCTGTGGGTGGGATTGTGAAGATCGAACCAGCGCCCCAGCAATGGCCGTTAGATGCGGTGCAAAAGTTGATCATCCAGCCATTTGCCGCCTCGAAAAAGTCCTCAGAGGGTTTGAAGTTTGGCGGCGAATCCAAGGCTGGGAAGGAAGAAGCATCCAAGCAATTCAAGCACCTGTACGGCGACCGTAAGggctcttcctctctcctcaGCGGGCCTCTGACAGATGGCTCTGTAATCGGCCTTTTCGAAGGCTTGGAGGCTCCTCAGGGCTGGGAGGGAGGTATCATCAAATTCGAACCGCCAGCTATCAACAGCGACCCGTTGAGGTCGTCAACCCGATGGGTACTGGGGCTGAGTGAAAAGATCCCCATCGACATCCGAGACCCGGTTCCGCGGCCATCGTGGAtgaacgacgacggcatcgccgaaCTTCAGCCATCCTACGAGGGCCAGCTTGTTGGCATTGACAAGCTGTTGCAGGACCTTCGAAGTCATCTTTCGCACCTTTCCTCTACTCTCCTCACCGGTGCGCTGGGGTCCGGTAAAACTGCTGTTGCACGGTCCTTAGCCCATGAGCTTGGCAAAGACCTTCTCTTCCACACTACTTACTTCCCATGCCGGAAGCTGGTAAACGACGAGACAAGAATCGCAACTATAAAGGATACCCTGAATCAAGTATTCATGTCAGCAAGTTGGGGTGCCAGATTGGGGGGCAAGGCACTCGTGGTCTTGGACGATTTGGACAAGCTGTGCCCTGTGGAAACGGAACTGCAAGTTGGCAATGACAACGGAAGAAGTCACCAAATCAGTGAAATTGTCGGATCAACCATCCGCCAATACTGCAACGTAGAGACAGGCGTTGTTGTGTTGGCAACTGCAGAAGGCAAAGATTCTCTAAACAATGTCATCATTGGCGGGCATGTAGTCCGCGAGATCGTGGACTTGAAGGCGCCAAACAAGGACGCGAGGCGCAAGGTTATGGAGAGTATTGTCAAGCAAGATTCCATCACCGCTGAAGACTTGCTGCGCGCACCTCAGAATGGCAGTCGTCCCACCACAGCCGACGGAAGCACTGCAGGCGAAGACAGCGCCTGGATGGACGCCGGAAGTCAAGGCAGCCGAGAGAACCGGAATGGTGCCATTGGTGGATTCATGCTGGACGCCGACTTGGACTTCCTAGATATTGCTGGTCTCACGGATGGCTACATGCCAGGCGATATCAGCCTTCTGGTCGCGAGGGCGAGAAACGAGGCCATCATCAGGTCAGTGAATGATTCTCCATCCGAAAGCGAAGGAGGCGCGGTGCATTTGAGTCGCGTAGACTTCGACAACGCCCTCAAAGGCTTCACGCCAGCCTCTCTGAGAAACGTTTCCCTGCAACACTCGACCACCACCTTTAGCTCCATCGGTGGCTTGCAAGAAACTCGCAAGGTTCTCTTGGAGACTCTGCAATACCCAACCAAGTACGCACCTATTTTCGAGCAATGTCCGCTTCGACTGCGTTCCGGCTTGCTGTTATACGGCTACCCCGGTTGTGGCAAGACGTTGCTGGCAAGTGCTGTTGCTGGAGAATGCGGCCTCAACTTCATCAGTGTCAAGGGACCTGAAATCCTCAATAAGTACATTGGCGCGTCGGAAAAGAGCGTCCGTGATCTCTTTGAGCGTGCGTCGGCTGCAAAGCCCTGCGTTCTGTTCTTCGACGAGTTTGACTCAATCGCTCCCAAGCGTGGACACGACTCTACGGGCGTTACGGACAGAGTCGTGAATCAGCTTCTCACGCAAATGGACGGTGCCGAAGGCCTTTCGGGAGTATACGTGCTCGCGGCGACGTCCCGTCCGGACTTAATCGACCCTGCTCTGCTTCGTCCTGGACGCTTGGATAAGTCTCTGCTCTGCGACATGCCTATGCTGGAGGATCGCGTCGACATTCTGAAATCACTCTCTAGCAAGGTCAAGCTTAGCGAAGAGCTGACCGAGTCGGACGGCGCGTGGGCCGACATTGCTCGCAAGACAGAGGGATTTTCCGGCGCGGATCTCCAAGCTCTCGTGTCCAATTCACAGCTGGAGGCGATCCACGATGTCCTGGGCGATGCTGACCCCACCCCGACGACGAACGGCAAGGTCAACGGGAAATCCTCCCCGTCGCAAGGCTCCGTTCCCAGCTTTGTGCAATTCCGCTATGGCCAAGACACCGCGCCATCCACCAAACCCCTCAGCCGACAAGCagagctggccgagaacgCAGCCATCTTCGCTAAGCTGGAGAGCATTCGGCTTGCTCGAAAGAGGGTGAAGCATTCTCAGCGTCCAGAAGGGGACGCCAAGCTGGCCAACGATaaggaggtcgtcgtcaagCTAGAGCACTTGATGAAGGCCCTCGAAAGCACCAGGTCCAGCATTAGCACCCAGGAACGGGCGAGACTGCAGAGGATCTACCGCGAGTTCGTCGTGGGTCGGAGTGGTGAGATGAAGGATGGCCAAGGGAGCATGGAAATCGGCGGGCGAAGCAGCCTCATGTGA
- a CDS encoding Nucleoside-diphosphate-sugar epimerase — protein sequence MAHVFFVGGTGHIGGAVLDQLLQKYAHTKVKVLVRDEAKAARLGTVYPQVECVVGDAGDLEVLEKCSQAADIVVNTAPDITHDEGIRAILSGLKARGETINNDKPCYIHTSGASLVWDEPTGSKDARWWDDIVDIQDICAFKGAAHTHAVTDKIVRDAAPYVNVAIISPGFVGGMSPSIEHPTPITMPAILLTARAFKSGWQIAGGQNTHAWVHVLDLARMYMILIGKAVDGVCESEPFPIWGPDAYYFGTSEDISFGTFMKHLVHILKKQRVIESTKMKSVSVAEAARASIAGSDYNPNTPPPPLDTWALHIAIMYGINMRIGASRMKRLGWNAEMGTIVDSFPQVVAEHLKREKLSDRN from the exons ATGGCCCATGTCTTCTT CGTCGGCGGCACAGGACACATCGGTGGCGCTGTGCTTGACCAGCTTCTCCAAAAGTATGCGCACACGAAAGTAAAAGTCTTGGTGCGAGAtgaggccaaggccgcgcGTCTGGGCACAGTCTACCCACAGGTTGAatgcgtcgtcggcgacgcgggAGACCTCGAGGTTCTCGAAAAGTGTAGCCAGGCAGCCGATATCGTCGTCAACACGGCTCCGGATATCACGCACGACGAGGGAATCAGGGCGATCCTCTCGGGGTTGAAAGCGCGAGGCGAGACTATCAACAACGATAAACCATGCTATATCCACACGTCGGGCGCATCTCTTGTCTGGGACGAGCCCACAGGCTCCAAGGACGCCCGCTGGTGGGACGATATCGTCGACATACAAGACATTTGTGCGTTCAAGGGGGCCGCCCACACGCACGCCGTGACCGACAAGATCGTGCGAGACGCGGCCCCGTATGTCAACGTGGCCATCATCTCGCCGGGGTTCGTTGGCGGCATGAGTCCCTCCATTGAGCACCCGACACCGATCACGATGCCCGCCATTCTGCTCACCGCCCGTGCTTTCAAGTCGGGCTGGCAAATCGCCGGGGGACAAAACACCCACGCCTGGGTCCACGTCTTGGACCTCGCAAGGATGTATATGATCCTCATTGGAAAGGCCGTTGACGGTGTGTGCGAGTCTGAACCATTTCCCATCTGGGGTCCAGATGCCTACTATTTTGGCACCAGCGAGGACATCTCGTTCGGAACGTTCATGAAACATCTTGTGCATATTCTCAAGAAGCAAAGGGTCATTGAGAGCACCAAGATGAAGTCGGTCAGCGTGGCTGaagcggcgagggccagcaTCGCTGGGAGCGACTACAACCCCAAcaccccgccgcccccgctgGACACCTGGGCCCTGCACATTGCCATTATGTATGGGATCAACATGCGTATCGGCGCGTCGAGAATGAAGAGGCTAGGCTGGAATGCAGAGATGGGCACCATCGTCGATAGTTTTCCGCAAGTAGTTGCCGAGCACTTGAAGCGGGAGAAGTTGAGCGACAGGAACTAG
- a CDS encoding DNA replication licensing factor MCM7 produces MALRQFKAPVAYEAQQTALESFLQDFKASPEQTISHALGNITIDEDDFSDDELMEDNETREIRRQSRTATGPKYKVMMQQLADRKIDEVTVDLDDLASVSCSTTYPSSLPTRSDVLLKFEASLGDELQLVQSIEMNTKHYVELMSRAVDKLMPKPSVDTNFKDDVLDVLMERRTRRNEALQRAATEPVDGQLPDPTVADDKFPAELTRRYTLAFKPRSETPTHPAKALAVREVKGENLGHLITIRAIATRVSDVKPIVQVSAYTCDRCGCEIFQPVNDKSYGPLTMCPSEDCKKNQAKGQLHPSSRASKFLPFQEVKVQELAEQVPIGQIPRTLTVLCYGTSVRKVNPGDVVDISGIFLPTPYTGFKAMKAGLLTDTYLEAHYIVQHKKAYSEMIVDPALVRRIDQYRQSGQVYELLAKSIAPEIFGHLDVKKALLLLLIGGVTKEVKDGMKIRGDINICLMGDPGVAKSQLLKYISKVAPRGVYTSGRGSSGVGLTAAVMRDPVTDEMVLEGGALVLADNGICCIDEFDKMDDNDRTAIHEVMEQQTISISKAGISTTLNARTSILAAANPIYGRYNPRISPVENINLPAALLSRFDVLFLLLDTPSRESDAQLAKHVAYVHMHQRHPDIGTDSVVFSPHEVRSYVAQARTYRPVVPAAVSEYISKTYVRMRGQQKRAEKKGEQFSHTTPRTLLGVVRLAQALARLRFSNEVTHDDVDEALRLIEASKESLAAEQSANGRRRLNASSRIYNLVKTLADSGACRADDADDDDEELGVELSLRKVKERVIAKGFTEDQWLSALEEYNELDVWQTAGNGTRLVFITSNGAERDE; encoded by the exons ATGGCGCTTCGTCAGTTCAAGGCGCCTGTAGCCTATGAAGCGCAGCAAA CGGCCCTGGAATCCTTTCTCCAAGACTTCAAGGCGTCGCCAGAGCAAACAATTTCGCATGCGCTTGGAAACATCACGATAGACGAAGATGACttcagcgacgacgagctgatGGAGGATAACGAGACACGCGAGATCCGTCGGCAGTCAAGGACTGCAACGGGGCCAAAATATAAGGTCATGATGCAGCAGCTAGCAGACCGTAAAATTGACGAGGTCACAGTTGATTTGGACGATTTGGCAAGCGTGAGTTGCTCTACCACGTACCCTTCCTCTTTACCAACCAGGTCTGACGTTCTTCTAAAGTTTGAAGCATCGCTTGGCGACGAGCTTCAGCTGGTGCAGTCTATCGAGATGAACACCAAGCACTATGTCGAACTTATGTCAAGAGCAGTTGACAAGCTCATGCCCAAACCCAGCGTTGACACCAA CTTCAAGGATGATGTATTGGATGTTCTCATGGAACGCAGAACTAGGAGGAATGAGGCTCTGCAGAGAGCCGCTACCGAGCCTGTCGACGGCCAGCTCCCTGATCCGACGGTGGCTGACGACAAGTTTCCCGCCGAGCTCACTCGTAGGTATACCCTCGCCTTCAAGCCGCGGTCCGAgacacccacccaccctgCCAAGGCACTTGCTGTGCGAGAGGTCAAGGGCGAGAACCTAGGCCACCTGATCACTATCCGCGCTATTGCCACGCGAGTCTCCGATGTCAAACCTATCGTCCAGGTCAGCGCATACACTTGCGACCGATGTGGTTGCGAAATCTTCCAGCCGGTCAATGACAAGTCATATGGGCCCCTGACCATGTGCCCCTCCGAGGACTGCAAGAAGAACCAGGCCAAGGGCCAGCTTCACCCCTCCTCAAGGGCCTCCAAGTTCCTGCCCTTCCAGGAGGTCAAGGTCCAAGAACTTGCTGAGCAGGTCCCTATCGGCCAGATTCCACGGACTCTGACCGTTCTGTGCTACGGCACTTCCGTCCGCAAAGTCAACCCTGGTGATGTCGTCGACATCTCAGGCATCTTTCTTCCCACACCCTACACTGGCTTCAAGGCGATGAAGGCCGGTCTCCTAACCGACACCTACTTGGAGGCCCACTACATTGTTCAGCACAAGAAGGCGTACTCTGAGATGATCGTCGACCCGGCTCTGGTGCGCCGCATTGATCAGTACAGACAGTCCGGCCAGGTGTACGAGCTCCTCGCCAAATCTATCGCCCCTGAGATTTTCGGTCACCTTGACGTCAAGAAAGCCCTACTCCTTCTGCTTATCGGCGGTGTGACAAAGGAGGTGAAGGATGGCATGAAGATTCGTGGAGACATCAACATCTGTCTCATGGGTGATCCCGGTGTGGCCAAGTCTCAACTGCTAAAGTATATCTCTAAGGTCGCCCCTCGTGGTGTCTACACCTCCGGCCGCGGTTCAAGTGGTGTCGGTCTTACTGCCGCCGTTATGCGCGATCCCGTCACCGACGAAATGGTCCTAGAGGGCGGTGCCCTTGTCCTTGCCGACAATGGTATCTGCTGCATCGACGAGTTCGACAAAATGGACGATAATGACCGTACCGCCATCCACGAGGTTATGGAGCAACAgaccatctccatctccaaggCGGGTATCTCCACAACCCTCAATGCTCGCACatccatcctcgccgccgccaaccctATCTACGGTCGGTATAACCCCCGTATTTCCCCCGTCGAGAACATCAACCTTCCCGCCGCTCTACTATCCCGTTTCgacgtcctcttcctccttctcgacacTCCGTCCCGCGAGTCCGACGCACAGCTCGCCAAGCACGTTGCTTACGTCCACATGCATCAACGCCACCCGGATATTGGCACCGactccgtcgtcttctccccGCACGAGGTCCGCTCTTACGTTGCTCAGGCCCGCACCTATCGCCCTGTCGTCCCCGCCGCTGTCTCCGAGTACATCTCCAAGACATATGTCCGCATGCGTGGCCAGCAGAAGCGCGCCGAAAAGAAGGGTGAGCAGTTTAGCCACACTACACCGCGTACCCTTCTCGGTGTCGTCCGTCTTGCCCAAGCACTCGCCCGCCTGCGCTTCAGCAACGAGGTCACCCACGACGACGTAGACGAAGCCCTGCGCCTTATCGAGGCCTCCAAGGAGAGTCTCGCTGCAGAGCAAAGTGCCAACGGCCGCAGGCGCCTCAACGCCAGCAGCAGGATTTACAACCTCGTCAAGACCCTCGCCGACAGCGGCGCCTGCcgtgccgacgacgccgacgacgacgacgaggagcttgGTGTCGAGCTCAGCCTGCGTAAGGTCAAGGAACGTGTCATCGCCAAGGGATTCACCGAGGACCAGTGGCTCTCTGCTCTGGAGGAGTA
- a CDS encoding ThiF family protein: protein MATESPVPIATGSFSTTIVDEAKRWWGTYLDNIRKNPGPFSDPDVAGTEEAFEQFDKIKVLVMFVIDSPRCEILKNLAMSKFKDIHVIDMDTIDISNLNRQFLFRKSDVGKFKAEVAAQFVMRRVKGVNITAHNCAIQDFDHDFYKQFQFVICGLDSIEARRWINATLVQIAEEGEDPDSLIPMIDGGTEGFKGQARVIVPSITSCIECQLDMHAPRAAVPLCTIASIPRQPEHCIEWAHVIAWEKEKPFPKLDKDDSTHVSWLYQKALARAQEFNIAGVTYALTQGVIKNIIPAIASTNAIIAAACCNEAFKLASSAAPTLGMEENYMMYSGNDGIYTYTFKHEKKDDCPVCGQQSRPLEVDPQSTLRDLLDSFAVRPEAQLKKPSIRADNKTLYMQSPLSLEEQTRPNLEKTILELELEDGQNVLVTDPAFPLLQFNFYLRFKTT from the exons ATGGCTACCGAATCTCCAGTTCCGATAGCCACTGGCTCATTTTCTACCACAATTGTTGACGAAGCGAAGCGATGGTGGGG GACCTACCTCGACAACATCCGCAAAAACCCCGGCCCTTTTAGTGACCCCGATGTTGCTGGAACAGAAGAAGCCTTCGAGCAGTTTGATAAAATCAAGGTCTT GGTCATGTTCGTGATTGACTCCCCGA GATGCGAGATCTTGAAGAACTTGGCCATGTCCAAGTTTAAAGACATACATGTCATCGATATGG ACACCATCGATATTTCGAACCTCAATCGACAATTCCTCTTCAGGAAGTCCGACGTGGGCAAGTTCAAGGCCGAGGTTGCGGCTCAGTTCGTCATGCGACGCGTTAAGGGCGTTAATATCACGGCCCATAATTGCGCCATTCAAGACTTCGACCACGACTTCTACAAGCAGTTCCAGTTCGTGATTTGCGGCCTGGACAGCATTGAAGCCCGCAGATGGATCAACGCGACGCTCGTTcagatcgccgaggagggcgaagacCCTGACTCCTTGATCCCCATGATCGACGGAGGCACAGAGGGATTCAAGGGACAGGCTCGAGTCATTGTACCCTCGATTACCTCGTGTATCGAGTGCCAACTGGACATGCATGCGCCAAGAGCTGCAGTTCCCCTCTGTACCATCGCCTCTATCCCCCGTCAACCCGAACATTGTATCGAGTGGGCTCATGTGATTGCCTGGGAAAAGGAGAAGCCATTCCCCAAGTTGGACAAGGACGACTCTACCCATGTGTCATGGCTCTACCAGAAGGCCCTCGCCCGGGCCCAGGAGTTCAACATCGCCGGCGTGACGTATGCTCTTACGCAGGGGGTCATCAAGAACATCATCCCCGCAATCGCGTCTACGAACGCCATCATTGCAGCAGCATGCTGCAACGAAGCATTCAAGCTTGCCAGctcggccgcgccgacgcTTGGAATGGAGGAGAACTACATGATGTACTCTGGTAACGACGGAATTTACACGTACACCTTCAAGCatgagaagaaggacgactgCCCTGTGTGTGGACAACAGTCGCGGCCCCTAGAGGTCGACCCCCAGAGCACGCTTCGGGATCTCCTTGACTCATTTGCTGTCCGTCCCGAGGCTCAGCTCAAGAAGCCGTCGATCAGAGCCGACAATAAGACTCTGTACATGCAGTCCCCGCTGAGCTTGGAGGAACAAACACGGCCCAATCTTGAGAAGACTATACTGGAGCTCGAGTTAGAAGACGGGCAGAATGTTCTGGTGACAGACCCTGCATTCCCTCTCCTCCAGTTCAACTTCTACTTGCGGTTCAAGACCACATAA
- a CDS encoding RNA polymerase Rpb3/RpoA insert domain-containing protein, with the protein MAPSSTPSQAELDRRRIVGVNKETVTDVSSTDYPGTYAGEDHSWDLDRFASNFRVQFHHNAQHEASFSLVGVDASIANAFRRILIAEIPTIAIENVYIENNTSVIQDEVLAHRLGLIPFTGNPEGIHKFLKWYRKPEQGGKGSFDYNTVQLRLRIECTRNSDAAPGETDPDKAFHNASVYAKDIEFVPTGRQLEFFSGEDAIRPVNPDILVAKLRPGQCIELDMHMHKGIGADHAKFSPVATASYRLMPTITITRPILGQDAEKFAKCFPQGVIGIEKVTKKEAAVAGSGFEGQEGEKKAVVKDAMKDTVSRECLRHPEFEGKVKLGRVRDHFIFSIESTGQWDSDELFLESVKQFKTRCMRLEQQVINMVR; encoded by the exons ATGGCGCCCTCTTCAACACCCAGTCAAGCCGAGCTCGATCGGCGGAGG ATAGTCGGCGTCAACAAGGAAACCGTCACCGATGTAAGCTCGACCGATTACCCGGGCACCTACGCTGGCGAGGACCACTCGTGGGATCTCGACCGCTTCGCCTCCAACTTCCGCGTCCAGTTTCACCACAACGCCCAACATGAGGCTTCCTTCTCCCTCGTTGGTGTcgacgcctccatcgccaacgccttCCGCCGCATCCTCATCGCAGAGATCCCTACCATCGCCATAGAGAATGTCTACATAGAGAACAACACCTCCGTCATCCAGGACGAGGTCCTCGCCCACCGTCTCGGCCTCATCCCCTTCACCGGCAACCCCGAAGGCATCCACAAGTTCCTCAAGTGGTACCGCAAGCCCGAGCAAGGAGGAAAGGGCTCCTTCGACTACAACACTGTCCAGCTACGCCTGCGCATCGAGTGCACTCGCAATTCAgacgccgcccccggcgAGACCGACCCGGACAAGGCCTTCCATAACGCGAGCGTCTACGCAAAAGACATTGAATTCGTGCCCACGGGCCGCCAGCTCGAGTTTTTTTCgggcgaggacgccatccGCCCTGTCAACCCggacatcctcgtcgccaagctGCGGCCCGGTCAGTGCATCGAGCTCGACATGCACATGCACAagggcatcggcgccgaccACGCAAAGTTCTCCCCCGTTGCCACCGCCTCGTACCGACTCATgcccaccatcaccatcacgcGTCCGATTCTGGGTcaggacgccgagaagtTTGCCAAGTGCTTCCCCCAGGGTGTTATCGGCATCGAAAAGGTTACGAAAAAGGAGGCTGCTGTCGCTGGTAGCGGATTCGAGGGCCAagagggcgagaagaaggccgttGTCAAGGACGCCATGAAGGATACAGTCAGCCGCGAGTGCTTGCGCCACCCCGAGTTCGAGGGCAAGGTCAAGCTAGGCCGGGTACGGGATCActtcatcttctccatcGAGAGCACCGGACAGTGGGACAGCGATGAATTGTTTTTGGAGTCGGTTAAGCAGTTCAAGACGAGGTGCATGCGTCTTGAGCAGCAGGTCATCAACATGGTTAGATGA